In Hermetia illucens chromosome 1, iHerIll2.2.curated.20191125, whole genome shotgun sequence, one genomic interval encodes:
- the LOC119646358 gene encoding uncharacterized protein LOC119646358 → MSAFVGLLLLSVIGVVVNQSHHPDTDNDEGEYSGPFAGIIDSFTGNIPDNIEHGAGRTFLNFFGNSNNKPCNLTNALGYGNATCTIYCLITGFQLGGICSRDGYCTCIS, encoded by the exons ATGTCTGCCTTTGttggtcttcttcttctatctgtGATTGGAGTAGTGGTCAATCAATCCCATCATCCTGACACAGATAATGATGAAGGAGAGTACAGTGGCCCGTTCGCAGGAATCATTG ATAGCttcactggaaatatccccgaCAATATTGAACATGGGGCTGGTCGAACATTCCTCAATTTTTTTG GAAACTCGAATAACAAACCCTGCAACTTGACTAATGCCTTAGGGTATGGAAATGCCACTTGTACTATATATTGTTTGATAACTGGGTTTCAACTGGGCGGAATATGTTCAAGAGATGGTTATTGTACTTGTATTTCGTAA